A region from the Triticum aestivum cultivar Chinese Spring chromosome 3D, IWGSC CS RefSeq v2.1, whole genome shotgun sequence genome encodes:
- the LOC123078712 gene encoding F-box/kelch-repeat protein At3g61590 — translation MEDDSSWEALPIERIRIPAFNFRVISEASNGENELPVSLDAAVPDDILEKIFTFLPIASMIRSTAVCKRWHDIIYSSRYLWTHMLPQRPWYFMFTCNETASGYAYDPILHKWYDLELQGIDKSSCFVSSSCGLVCFMDNDNRNIISVSNPITKDWKRLLEPPGAKFPDYSTVALKVDQVTHNYTVTLAKSKQVPEDYVQWEFSLYKYDSWSSSWVTAVKEVFIGWRGGDDSVICGGVLYCLIQSTGVLGNVEPRHRLIMYDLVAGPSETSLTQSSIPVPCSLTCGRLLNLREKLVMVGGIAKPNRPDIIKGIGIWELDKTQWQEVSRMPHKFFQGFGELDDVFCSGGADDLVYIQSYGATALLGFDMKQRQWKWSAKCPVSKKFPLQLFTGFCFEPRLDITT, via the coding sequence ATGGAAGATGATTCGTCATGGGAAGCTCTTCCAATTGAGCGCATCAGAATTCCTGCATTCAACTTTCGAGTTATTTCAGAGGCTAGCAATGGAGAAAATGAATTGCCAGTTTCATTGGATGCCGCAGTTCCTGATGACATTCTTGAGAAAATTTTCACCTTCTTGCCAATAGCAAGCATGATAAGGTCAACAGCGGTATGCAAGAGATGGCATGATATTATCTACTCAAGCCGGTATCTTTGGACCCACATGTTGCCTCAGAGGCCCTGGTACTTCATGTTCACCTGTAACGAGACTGCTTCTGGATATGCTTATGACCCCATCCTCCATAAATGGTATGATTTAGAGCTTCAAGGCATTGATAAGAGCAGCTGTTTTGTCTCTTCTTCTTGTGGGCTAGTTTGCTTCATGGATAATGACAACAGAAACATCATTTCTGTATCTAACCCTATTACAAAAGATTGGAAAAGGCTGTTGGAGCCCCCAGGTGCAAAGTTTCCAGATTACAGCACTGTTGCCTTAAAGGTAGATCAGGTGACTCACAATTACACTGTTACATTGGCGAAATCGAAGCAGGTACCTGAGGATTATGTCCAATGGGAATTCTCTTTATACAAGTACGACTCGTGGAGTAGTTCATGGGTAACTGCAGTGAAGGAGGTGTTCATTGGTTGGAGAGGGGGTGACGATAGTGTGATATGTGGTGGAGTCTTGTACTGCTTGATCCAGTCCACAGGTGTTCTTGGCAATGTTGAGCCCCGTCACAGGCTCATCATGTATGACCTTGTTGCGGGACCTTCTGAAACTTCACTAACGCAATCGTCAATCCCTGTACCTTGCTCTCTCACCTGCGGGCGTCTACTAAACCTGAGAGAGAAGCTGGTAATGGTCGGCGGGATAGCAAAGCCCAATAGACCTGATATCATCAAGGGAATCGGTATATGGGAGCTTGACAAGACACAATGGCAAGAGGTGAGTCGGATGCCTCACAAATTCTTCCAAGGATTTGGTGAGCTGGATGATGTTTTTTGTAGCGGCGGTGCCGACGACCTTGTCTACATCCAAAGCTATGGTGCAACTGCTTTGCTTGGATTTGACATGAAGCAGAGGCAATGGAAGTGGTCGGCAAAATGCCCTGTGAGCAAAAAGTTTCCTCTCCAGCTGTTCACTGGCTTTTGCTTTGAGCCTCGGCTGGATATTACCACCTAA